A window from Flavobacteriales bacterium encodes these proteins:
- a CDS encoding DUF1573 domain-containing protein, producing MKTKKRSILASLLLCAVFFPLNESEAQAVSEPNIVFEETEYDFEHKKQNSVVEHVFVFKNTGTAPLVISDVERSCGCTTPEWSKDPIPPGGKGVIKVHYDSKRVGVFTKSITVKSNDPDEPAKLIRIKGQIDAEEGGGAPVKSQGSVPGGQ from the coding sequence ATGAAAACGAAAAAAAGATCCATTTTAGCCTCTCTCCTCCTCTGTGCAGTGTTCTTTCCATTGAATGAAAGCGAAGCACAGGCTGTTTCTGAACCTAACATTGTATTTGAAGAAACCGAATACGATTTTGAACACAAAAAGCAAAATTCGGTGGTTGAGCATGTATTTGTATTTAAAAACACCGGCACCGCTCCGCTGGTGATAAGCGACGTGGAACGCAGCTGTGGTTGTACCACTCCCGAATGGAGCAAAGACCCCATTCCTCCGGGCGGAAAAGGTGTTATTAAAGTGCATTACGATTCCAAACGTGTGGGCGTGTTCACCAAATCAATCACCGTAAAATCCAATGATCCTGATGAACCGGCTAAGCTGATACGGATAAAGGGACAAATTGACGCAGAAGAAGGCGGGGGTGCACCGGTGAAAAGTCAGGGCAGTGTACCGGGCGGACAATAA
- a CDS encoding glutaminyl-peptide cyclotransferase yields MKGFKNIISLTGILAVLVACNGDDKPRHQGNDPIIANSSRSYIASPNGGSQVSVGTKVKLELSLRNPATETDSVYFFVDQHLVYSTAGKNNAYSFELSTDSLSLGKKSMKTVLVSSKGEREEQVSHFYLISDIEPAQYTYQVINTYPHDPEAYTQGLIIDNGTMYEGTGLEGKSELRIVDRYTGKIQKQLKLDNQYFGEGITILGDKLYQLTYRSKKGFVYNKKTFEKTGEFNYDTEGWGLTTDGKSIIYSDGSNKLYFLNPESLEKTKTIEVYNNKGPQNLINELEYINGEIWANIYQTNTVVRIDPSNGKITGEISFTDILKAEDMHPRIDVLNGIAFDPSNGKIYVTGKNYPKLWEVKIVKTEI; encoded by the coding sequence ATGAAAGGCTTTAAAAACATCATTTCGCTTACAGGTATTCTTGCAGTTCTTGTAGCATGCAACGGAGATGACAAACCCAGGCATCAGGGAAATGATCCCATCATTGCCAATAGTTCACGCTCTTATATTGCATCACCAAATGGTGGGAGTCAGGTAAGTGTTGGTACTAAAGTTAAACTCGAACTTAGCCTTAGAAATCCTGCAACGGAAACGGACAGTGTTTACTTTTTCGTAGATCAGCATTTGGTTTATTCAACAGCAGGAAAAAATAACGCTTACTCCTTTGAACTTTCTACCGACAGTTTATCACTCGGAAAAAAATCGATGAAGACGGTGTTAGTTTCTTCTAAAGGAGAACGGGAAGAACAGGTTTCGCATTTTTATTTGATTTCAGATATTGAACCGGCACAATACACCTATCAGGTGATCAATACCTATCCGCACGATCCGGAAGCTTATACACAGGGTTTGATTATCGACAATGGAACGATGTATGAAGGAACGGGTCTGGAAGGAAAATCGGAGTTGCGTATTGTGGACCGTTACACCGGAAAAATTCAGAAACAATTAAAACTCGACAATCAGTATTTTGGAGAAGGGATTACCATTTTAGGAGATAAGCTTTATCAATTGACCTACCGCAGTAAAAAAGGATTTGTGTACAATAAAAAGACCTTTGAAAAAACCGGTGAGTTCAATTACGATACGGAAGGTTGGGGATTAACCACCGATGGCAAAAGCATTATCTACTCCGATGGAAGCAACAAACTTTATTTTCTGAATCCGGAGTCGCTCGAAAAAACAAAAACGATTGAAGTTTACAACAATAAGGGTCCACAAAACCTCATTAACGAATTAGAATACATCAATGGCGAAATCTGGGCGAATATTTACCAAACCAACACAGTAGTTCGCATTGATCCTTCCAACGGAAAAATTACCGGGGAAATTTCGTTTACAGATATTTTAAAAGCAGAGGATATGCATCCGAGAATTGATGTCCTTAATGGAATTGCCTTTGATCCTTCCAATGGAAAAATTTATGTCACCGGAAAAAACTATCCTAAACTGTGGGAAGTGAAAATTGTGAAAACAGAAATTTAA
- a CDS encoding valine--tRNA ligase — protein sequence MEIPKKFEPEAVEGKWYKHWMDKGYFRSVPDKRESYTVVIPPPNVTGVLHMGHMLNNTIQDVLIRRARMLGKNACWVPGTDHASIATEAKVVNKLRKEGIKKSDLTREEFLQHAWDWTEKHGGIILEQLKKLGASCDWDRTRFTMDEHYYNSVIDVFIDLYNKGKIYRGVRMINWDPEALTAVSDEEVIHKEVNSKLFYVRYKVDGTDDEWVVIATTRPETIMADTAVCVHPEDDRYKSLIGKKVIIPIVNRLVPIIADTYIDKEFGTGCLKVTPAHDINDYELSRKHNLEIIDIMNDNGTLNEHAAHFAGMDRFKVRKEIEKQLEELGYLVKVEDHINKVGFSERTDAVIEPKLSLQWFVSMKELSEPALETVMNDTIRFYPNKFKNTYRHWMENIKDWCISRQLWWGHRIPAYYFGNGANDFVVAKSPAEALQLAIKKSGNSALTEEQLRQDEDVLDTWFSSWLWPISVFDTDIYTSGKANDELKYYYPTADLVTAPEIMFFWVARMIIAGYEYMDQFPFRNVYYTGIVRDKLGRKMSKSLGNSPDPIELIQKFGADGVRVGMLLSSPAGNDLLFDSGLCEQGRNFSNKVWNAFRLVSSWKVSDQEQPQGNAVSIEWFASRFEQSLAEINDHFEKFRISDALMSMYKLVWDDFCSWYLEMIKPGFEAPIDQKTYEATISFFEQLLRVMHPFMPFISEEIWHLIRERSEDDCLIIAKWPSTGKVNDEVIRRFDFAEKVISGIRTIRNEKSIAPKVKLQLSVLSREKDIDRSFDEIICKLCNISSLEYGSEKISNAYTFVVKSNEYFIPFNESIDVKVEIESLRKELEYTKGFLNSVTKKLSNERFVAGAPADVVELEKRKMADAEAKIKVLEEKISSLN from the coding sequence ATGGAAATCCCTAAAAAGTTCGAGCCCGAAGCGGTTGAAGGTAAATGGTACAAGCATTGGATGGACAAAGGCTATTTTCGCTCGGTCCCCGATAAAAGGGAGTCCTACACCGTGGTGATACCTCCTCCAAACGTAACCGGCGTGTTGCACATGGGACATATGCTGAATAATACCATTCAGGACGTACTGATTCGTCGCGCCCGTATGCTGGGAAAGAATGCCTGCTGGGTTCCGGGTACCGACCATGCTTCGATTGCTACAGAGGCAAAAGTGGTGAATAAACTGCGTAAAGAGGGAATTAAAAAATCGGACCTTACCCGCGAAGAGTTTTTACAACATGCATGGGATTGGACCGAAAAGCATGGTGGAATTATTTTAGAGCAATTAAAAAAACTGGGCGCCTCCTGCGATTGGGACCGCACCCGTTTTACGATGGATGAACATTATTACAATAGTGTAATTGATGTTTTTATTGATTTATATAATAAAGGAAAAATTTACCGCGGCGTTCGGATGATCAATTGGGATCCGGAAGCATTAACCGCCGTTTCGGATGAAGAAGTAATTCACAAAGAAGTGAATTCGAAATTGTTTTATGTACGCTATAAAGTAGATGGTACCGATGATGAGTGGGTAGTTATAGCAACTACACGTCCGGAAACCATTATGGCCGATACCGCAGTTTGCGTTCACCCGGAAGATGATCGTTATAAATCGCTCATTGGGAAAAAAGTAATTATTCCGATTGTAAACCGATTGGTTCCCATTATTGCAGATACGTATATCGACAAAGAATTTGGAACGGGTTGCTTAAAGGTAACGCCGGCGCATGATATTAATGACTACGAACTCTCCAGAAAACATAACCTGGAAATCATCGATATCATGAATGATAACGGTACATTAAATGAACATGCCGCACATTTTGCCGGTATGGATCGTTTTAAGGTTCGTAAAGAAATTGAAAAACAACTTGAAGAATTAGGTTACCTGGTGAAGGTTGAAGATCATATTAATAAAGTTGGATTTTCTGAACGTACCGATGCCGTAATTGAACCAAAATTATCGCTGCAGTGGTTTGTAAGTATGAAAGAACTTTCGGAACCTGCGTTGGAAACGGTAATGAACGATACCATTCGTTTTTATCCGAACAAATTTAAAAACACCTATCGCCACTGGATGGAAAACATCAAGGACTGGTGTATTTCGCGTCAGTTGTGGTGGGGACATCGCATTCCGGCTTATTACTTTGGTAATGGAGCAAATGATTTTGTTGTTGCAAAATCACCGGCAGAAGCGCTTCAGTTGGCCATTAAAAAATCGGGTAACTCCGCATTAACCGAAGAACAGCTTCGTCAGGATGAAGATGTACTCGATACCTGGTTTTCTTCGTGGTTGTGGCCCATTTCTGTTTTCGACACCGATATATATACCAGCGGTAAAGCGAATGATGAATTGAAATATTATTATCCGACAGCCGATTTAGTAACTGCTCCTGAGATCATGTTCTTCTGGGTAGCACGAATGATTATTGCAGGATATGAATACATGGATCAGTTTCCATTCCGCAATGTGTATTATACCGGAATTGTTCGCGATAAACTCGGAAGGAAGATGTCGAAATCGCTGGGTAACTCACCCGATCCGATTGAGTTAATTCAAAAATTCGGAGCCGACGGTGTACGTGTTGGAATGTTATTGTCATCGCCCGCAGGAAACGATTTGTTATTCGACAGTGGACTCTGCGAGCAAGGAAGAAATTTCAGTAACAAAGTTTGGAATGCTTTCCGTTTGGTTTCGAGCTGGAAAGTGAGTGATCAGGAGCAACCGCAAGGGAATGCAGTTTCCATCGAATGGTTTGCTTCACGCTTTGAGCAATCGCTGGCAGAGATCAATGATCATTTCGAAAAATTCAGAATTTCGGATGCACTGATGAGCATGTATAAATTGGTGTGGGACGATTTCTGCAGCTGGTACCTCGAGATGATTAAACCCGGATTTGAAGCTCCGATTGATCAGAAAACGTATGAAGCTACTATTTCCTTCTTCGAACAATTACTGCGTGTTATGCATCCGTTTATGCCATTTATTTCGGAAGAGATCTGGCACTTAATCCGCGAGCGTTCTGAAGACGATTGTTTGATTATTGCAAAATGGCCGTCCACCGGAAAAGTAAATGACGAGGTGATTCGCCGTTTCGATTTTGCGGAAAAAGTTATTTCAGGTATTCGAACCATCCGTAACGAAAAAAGCATTGCTCCAAAAGTAAAATTGCAGCTTTCGGTGTTGAGCAGGGAAAAAGATATTGACCGTTCATTTGATGAAATCATTTGTAAGCTTTGTAATATTTCTTCATTGGAATATGGCAGTGAGAAAATTTCAAATGCCTATACCTTTGTGGTAAAATCGAACGAATATTTTATTCCGTTTAATGAAAGCATCGACGTAAAAGTTGAAATTGAATCACTTCGCAAAGAATTGGAATACACCAAAGGATTTTTGAATAGTGTAACCAAAAAATTAAGCAACGAACGATTTGTTGCAGGTGCTCCAGCTGATGTGGTTGAACTTGAAAAGCGAAAAATGGCAGACGCCGAGGCAAAAATTAAAGTGTTAGAAGAAAAAATATCCAGCCTGAACTAA
- a CDS encoding DUF1573 domain-containing protein yields MKKLALSFGVLFLSVFAINTESKAQTAQGPAISFDKEVHDYGTVKQNGNGECEFKFTNTGNAPLIISDAKGSCGCTVPEWPKDPIKPGASAVIKVKYDTKRVGPINKSVTVTSNAVNEGVKTLRIKGTVEAVEGGGAPVKTEGGGAPVEK; encoded by the coding sequence ATGAAAAAGTTAGCTCTTTCTTTCGGTGTACTTTTCCTTTCTGTATTTGCAATCAACACAGAATCGAAAGCACAAACAGCACAAGGTCCTGCCATTTCTTTCGATAAAGAAGTGCATGATTACGGAACCGTAAAACAAAACGGAAACGGTGAGTGCGAATTCAAATTCACCAACACCGGAAATGCTCCATTGATCATTTCAGATGCAAAAGGTTCTTGCGGATGTACAGTTCCTGAATGGCCAAAAGATCCAATTAAACCAGGTGCTTCTGCAGTAATTAAAGTAAAATACGACACTAAGCGTGTTGGTCCGATCAACAAATCAGTAACAGTTACTTCGAATGCCGTAAACGAAGGTGTTAAAACACTTCGCATTAAAGGTACAGTTGAAGCTGTTGAAGGTGGCGGTGCTCCTGTTAAAACTGAAGGTGGCGGTGCTCCCGTTGAAAAATAA
- a CDS encoding DUF1573 domain-containing protein, with product MRFILFLILLINSALATAQVAEFSFKDANIKLPKTPEGELLRFEFPFTNKGTAPLIISEIKVQCSCTKFVYPKEPVPPGGSGVIKVSFDTKGKIGYQDRILQIYANTKKNPTEVRFRVMVDNKHPIK from the coding sequence ATGAGGTTCATCCTCTTTCTAATACTACTGATAAACTCCGCTCTTGCCACTGCGCAGGTAGCGGAGTTTTCATTTAAGGACGCTAACATAAAGCTTCCTAAAACACCCGAGGGTGAACTCTTGCGGTTTGAGTTTCCGTTTACCAATAAGGGAACTGCTCCATTAATCATCAGTGAAATAAAAGTGCAATGCAGCTGCACAAAATTCGTATATCCCAAGGAACCTGTTCCTCCGGGAGGAAGTGGTGTAATTAAGGTGAGTTTCGATACCAAGGGCAAAATCGGATATCAGGACCGGATTCTTCAGATTTATGCCAATACCAAAAAGAATCCTACCGAAGTGCGATTCAGGGTAATGGTCGATAATAAGCACCCTATTAAATAA
- a CDS encoding T9SS type A sorting domain-containing protein: MPRRERFILVILCLFWITSSNAQSVANYAVSRTTGITYSSISTSGSAIPSWRNTTSFTQDDNRSYFIPIGFDFWYDGTRYTQLSVSTNGFIDFSSSTDDGGPIADAFGYANAAFTQAAAANATRPALAPFYDDLMAQGGTDPLGNSIRYSLTGSAGSRVFTVEWINMAIYTNVTPSLNFQVKLYEGTGVIEYLYSTMNSGTHTFSYTCGINAPNVSNTPTAAQLKTQQTANTATFSNTVQNNLSVMPAANSKLSFVPPVPANPVSGLTFSSVTQTSMNVNWTNWATNEVGYAVYYSYDGINYYFAGQTAANATTYAATGLWPGTTYQWRVFAVTEGALSNASTGTQSTSAATVVYSNVTNGNWNTPGTWTSNSVPTAGDNVVIRNGHTVTVNVTNAASPAVCNNLQIGEGTSGTLRMGVNGNPVYLKVNGNISINTGASFSVPTNSNNQTNMLYCFGKILNNGTMDFKPDNNSFANIEFNRNSSQSFTGSAALTRLNLITLNIGSSSDDRLDVSVSNLNLPNNFLTLNSGTFHYSGNDALTMNVSTTTYSIPFNTGLWMDGANATMQITQDVDLRGVLRITQGTFNAGTVAEADLNSNGGDLFIEGGTLNVGGRYTNVNQNTISKFQISGGTMIVPSVSTAINGQSPFQITSPGAVFNMSGGTIVIRNKGGTGAQNLGFTVNNVSFSNVTDGTLQIGNASTTANSIININTSVPVGNLLVNRSTATALLNTNPLTVVKNVTITAGTFNTNNLNVTLGGNWTDNDVFVPGTSTVTFNGSTQQSINDPNGETFNHLVAGGTGGVLLNTDITTNGNLTINSSLDVSAANKLITTKRNWTNNGSFVAQSGKVIFSGTVAQIMNGSSTTDFYDLEINNTAGVSAQTSTFGVRDAIFPVAGNLNAAGAAAFILYSDAAQTARIAPRTSGTLSGTFTVQRFISARAAGYSDMSSPVSNATFADWSADMLMIYGYNPPNVYPSAWSYSESLWDYVPVTSAATAITPGKGYELWLDSYGNYTSFNATTIDTKGIPNQGTINVSSQITHVNDGWNLIGNPYASFVSWDNLLSSSTQVASTIMIYDETIGDFATFTSGSGIELAPHQGFWIQTTGTSAAFSFTENHKTTSVNSSYRNSDVAFVLRIKQNDAGKLFSSGTRFIFNDQAENGKDEHDITFLKLPHPEAPALFSVSENYFLRDNYLPSSSFIQIPVYCKVGVSGTYTMKPENLDYLLAGGYSCARVYDKKMARYFDLLSDEEYNFDASISDDPDRFILVLSSEGSECVPDLSKSNGSGNVSVLQTPDNIRVNLALGGSVNARVEMMDMNGKLIHSIGEVSPTGTITLPYPVVAGMYLMSVSCGDFVKTEKVLVR; encoded by the coding sequence ATGCCTAGAAGAGAGCGATTTATTCTGGTTATACTCTGTTTGTTTTGGATCACTTCTTCCAATGCACAAAGTGTAGCCAATTATGCGGTAAGCAGAACAACGGGTATAACCTATTCCTCCATTTCCACCAGTGGAAGCGCCATTCCCAGTTGGCGTAATACCACTTCATTTACGCAGGACGATAACCGCAGTTATTTTATTCCAATCGGTTTCGATTTTTGGTACGATGGTACGCGTTACACCCAGCTTTCTGTTTCTACCAATGGCTTTATTGATTTTTCATCTTCTACCGACGATGGTGGTCCCATAGCTGATGCATTCGGATATGCCAATGCCGCCTTTACACAAGCCGCTGCAGCCAATGCCACACGTCCCGCCCTCGCTCCTTTTTACGATGATTTAATGGCTCAGGGAGGTACAGATCCATTGGGGAACAGTATCCGTTATTCCTTAACAGGAAGTGCAGGAAGCAGGGTTTTTACAGTGGAGTGGATCAACATGGCCATTTATACCAACGTAACTCCAAGTCTTAACTTCCAGGTTAAATTATACGAAGGCACCGGGGTGATAGAATATTTGTATTCTACCATGAACTCAGGTACACATACCTTTTCCTATACCTGTGGAATTAATGCACCTAACGTAAGCAACACACCAACGGCAGCGCAATTAAAAACACAACAAACAGCCAATACGGCTACTTTTTCGAATACGGTTCAAAATAATTTATCGGTGATGCCCGCAGCTAATTCAAAACTTAGCTTCGTACCACCGGTACCTGCAAATCCGGTAAGTGGATTAACCTTTTCTTCGGTAACGCAAACATCGATGAATGTTAACTGGACAAACTGGGCCACCAATGAAGTGGGTTATGCCGTTTATTATTCTTACGATGGAATCAATTATTATTTCGCCGGTCAAACAGCTGCCAATGCTACTACCTATGCAGCAACAGGATTATGGCCGGGAACAACTTATCAATGGCGTGTTTTCGCCGTTACCGAAGGAGCATTAAGTAATGCCTCTACAGGAACACAATCGACCTCTGCTGCAACGGTTGTTTATTCGAATGTGACCAATGGAAACTGGAATACTCCGGGAACATGGACCTCCAATTCGGTTCCCACTGCCGGAGATAATGTGGTTATTCGCAACGGACATACGGTTACTGTAAACGTGACCAATGCGGCTTCACCTGCAGTATGTAATAATTTGCAAATAGGAGAAGGAACCAGTGGTACGTTAAGAATGGGAGTAAATGGAAATCCTGTTTATCTGAAAGTGAACGGAAACATTTCAATAAATACAGGCGCAAGTTTTTCTGTGCCTACCAATTCCAACAACCAAACCAACATGCTCTATTGTTTCGGTAAAATCCTCAACAATGGAACAATGGATTTTAAACCGGACAATAACAGTTTTGCCAATATAGAATTCAACCGTAATTCATCACAATCCTTCACCGGAAGTGCAGCATTAACCCGCTTAAATTTAATTACACTTAATATCGGATCTTCAAGCGATGATCGTTTGGATGTTTCCGTTTCTAATTTGAATCTACCCAATAACTTTTTAACGCTGAATTCAGGTACCTTTCATTATTCGGGGAATGATGCTTTAACCATGAATGTATCTACCACCACTTACAGCATCCCCTTTAATACAGGTTTGTGGATGGATGGTGCAAATGCTACCATGCAAATAACACAAGATGTAGATTTAAGAGGTGTATTGCGCATTACCCAGGGAACATTTAATGCGGGTACAGTTGCGGAAGCGGATTTAAATTCGAATGGTGGTGATTTATTTATTGAAGGCGGGACTTTAAATGTTGGTGGCCGATATACCAATGTGAATCAAAATACCATTTCTAAATTTCAGATTAGCGGAGGTACCATGATTGTTCCTTCTGTGTCCACTGCAATTAACGGACAATCTCCTTTCCAGATTACATCACCCGGTGCAGTTTTTAATATGAGCGGAGGTACAATAGTCATTCGCAATAAAGGAGGAACCGGTGCTCAGAATTTAGGATTTACGGTGAATAATGTTTCATTTTCGAATGTTACGGATGGAACACTTCAAATTGGAAACGCAAGTACAACGGCAAATTCCATCATTAATATTAATACTTCTGTTCCTGTAGGAAATCTATTGGTAAATCGTTCAACGGCAACGGCATTGTTAAATACAAATCCGCTTACAGTCGTTAAGAATGTCACCATTACTGCAGGGACATTTAATACCAATAACCTGAATGTAACCTTAGGAGGAAACTGGACCGACAACGATGTTTTTGTTCCGGGGACATCAACCGTTACGTTTAATGGAAGTACACAACAAAGCATTAATGATCCCAACGGAGAAACATTTAATCACCTTGTAGCAGGTGGTACCGGCGGAGTGCTTTTAAATACTGATATTACAACCAACGGAAATTTGACCATTAATTCTTCACTGGATGTTTCAGCGGCGAATAAATTGATTACCACAAAACGAAATTGGACCAACAATGGTTCTTTTGTTGCGCAATCAGGGAAAGTTATTTTCTCGGGTACGGTAGCTCAAATCATGAATGGAAGTTCCACTACCGATTTTTACGATTTGGAAATAAATAATACAGCCGGAGTTAGTGCGCAAACCTCCACTTTTGGAGTACGTGATGCTATTTTCCCTGTGGCAGGTAATTTAAATGCTGCTGGAGCGGCTGCATTTATCCTTTATTCCGACGCTGCACAAACAGCCCGAATTGCACCACGGACAAGTGGGACATTAAGCGGGACATTCACCGTTCAGCGTTTTATTTCGGCACGTGCTGCGGGGTATTCAGATATGTCATCACCCGTGAGCAACGCAACCTTTGCAGATTGGTCGGCCGATATGCTGATGATTTACGGTTATAATCCACCCAATGTATATCCATCCGCATGGTCGTACAGCGAAAGTTTGTGGGATTATGTTCCGGTGACCAGTGCTGCTACTGCAATTACTCCCGGAAAGGGGTATGAGTTATGGCTCGATAGTTATGGAAATTATACGTCATTCAATGCCACCACCATCGATACAAAAGGAATTCCGAATCAGGGAACAATCAATGTGTCATCACAAATTACACACGTAAACGACGGATGGAATCTGATTGGTAATCCTTATGCATCATTTGTTTCCTGGGATAATTTATTATCCAGTTCCACACAGGTGGCATCTACCATTATGATTTATGATGAAACGATAGGTGATTTTGCAACCTTTACTTCCGGTTCAGGCATTGAGTTGGCTCCTCATCAGGGATTCTGGATTCAAACCACAGGAACTTCTGCTGCATTTTCATTTACGGAAAATCACAAAACTACTTCCGTCAACAGTTCCTATCGGAATTCGGATGTTGCATTTGTTTTACGTATTAAGCAAAATGATGCAGGAAAATTATTTAGTTCCGGCACACGTTTCATTTTTAATGATCAGGCAGAAAATGGAAAAGATGAGCATGATATTACATTTTTAAAACTGCCGCATCCTGAAGCGCCTGCTTTATTTTCGGTAAGTGAAAATTATTTTTTACGTGATAATTATTTGCCTTCCTCTTCCTTTATACAGATTCCCGTTTATTGCAAAGTTGGTGTCTCCGGAACCTATACCATGAAACCGGAAAATCTCGATTATTTGTTAGCAGGAGGATATAGCTGTGCGCGGGTGTACGACAAAAAAATGGCGAGGTATTTCGATTTGTTGTCGGATGAAGAATACAATTTCGATGCTTCCATCAGCGACGATCCGGATCGTTTTATTTTGGTGCTCTCCAGTGAAGGTTCTGAATGTGTTCCTGATTTGAGTAAATCCAATGGTTCAGGAAATGTTTCGGTATTGCAAACACCGGATAATATTCGTGTTAACCTCGCATTGGGCGGGAGTGTAAATGCACGTGTGGAAATGATGGATATGAACGGAAAATTAATTCATTCTATTGGAGAAGTTAGTCCAACCGGAACCATCACCTTACCTTATCCTGTGGTTGCGGGAATGTATTTAATGTCGGTTAGCTGTGGAGATTTTGTGAAAACGGAAAAAGTACTTGTCCGTTAA
- a CDS encoding pyridoxal phosphate-dependent aminotransferase, with protein sequence MPSISEKGHMMPPSPIRKLVPYAEEAKRKGRTVYHLNIGQPDIETPEIVREGMKKIDLKVIEYSHSAGNESYRKGLAKYYEKYGIHIDHNDIIVTTGGSEALVFGFMTCLNAGDEVIIPEPFYANYNGFAVMAGVTVKPITARIENGYALPAIEEFEKLITPKTKAILICNPGNPTGYLYSKKELEALRDIVKKHDLFLFADEVYREFCYDGASPYSAMNLEGIENNVILVDSVSKRYSMCGARIGALITKNKEVIAAALKFGQARLSPPSFGQIASEIALDTPQEYFDNVVKEYVERRNVLVDGLNKIEGVTCPKPGGAFYAMAQLPIDNADKFCQWMLEEFEFENQTVMMAPATGFYATKGLGQNEVRLAYVLNKEALKKSVEILEHALKVYPGRTIPATKQAAAL encoded by the coding sequence ATGCCAAGCATTTCCGAAAAAGGGCACATGATGCCTCCTTCTCCTATTCGTAAACTGGTTCCTTATGCCGAGGAAGCCAAACGTAAAGGAAGAACAGTTTATCACCTCAACATTGGTCAACCCGATATTGAAACGCCTGAAATTGTTCGCGAAGGCATGAAAAAGATTGACCTGAAAGTGATTGAATATTCACACAGTGCAGGTAATGAAAGCTACCGTAAAGGTTTGGCTAAATACTACGAGAAATACGGAATTCATATCGACCATAACGATATTATTGTCACCACCGGTGGATCAGAAGCTTTGGTTTTTGGATTCATGACTTGCCTTAATGCAGGTGATGAAGTCATTATACCTGAACCCTTTTATGCTAACTACAATGGATTTGCCGTAATGGCCGGTGTAACCGTAAAACCGATTACAGCGCGAATTGAAAATGGATATGCATTGCCTGCCATTGAGGAATTTGAAAAATTAATTACTCCCAAAACAAAAGCAATTCTGATTTGCAATCCCGGAAATCCAACCGGATACCTCTACTCGAAAAAGGAATTGGAAGCACTTCGTGATATCGTTAAAAAACATGATTTGTTTTTATTTGCCGATGAAGTGTACCGCGAATTCTGTTATGATGGTGCATCTCCGTATTCAGCCATGAATCTGGAAGGAATTGAAAACAACGTGATTTTGGTCGACTCCGTATCCAAACGCTACTCCATGTGCGGAGCACGTATCGGTGCATTGATTACCAAAAATAAAGAAGTGATTGCTGCTGCGTTAAAATTCGGCCAAGCACGTTTGAGTCCGCCTTCATTCGGACAAATTGCTTCTGAAATTGCGTTGGACACGCCACAAGAATATTTCGATAATGTGGTGAAAGAATATGTAGAGCGCAGAAATGTTTTGGTTGACGGATTAAACAAAATTGAAGGCGTTACCTGTCCCAAACCCGGTGGTGCATTTTATGCGATGGCGCAATTACCGATCGACAATGCCGATAAATTTTGCCAGTGGATGCTCGAAGAATTTGAATTTGAAAACCAAACCGTAATGATGGCACCTGCAACAGGATTTTACGCTACAAAAGGATTGGGTCAGAATGAAGTTCGCTTAGCCTACGTACTGAATAAAGAAGCATTAAAAAAATCGGTAGAAATTCTGGAACATGCATTAAAAGTGTATCCCGGAAGAACCATTCCTGCTACAAAACAAGCAGCTGCTTTATAA